GCATTTGCTGGAACTCCTTTAAAGGATTTAATAAGGTTTAGTGTAAAGGAAAATATAAGGAATTTCTACAAACTTCTCGGTTTTCCGGCAAGTGTCGGGGGAGCGGTCAGTATGAACGCGGGAGCTTTCGGAGTTGAGATATCGGATTTTTTAAAAGAAGTTTACTTCGTGGATTGGGAGGGGAAACTCCAAAAAGCAAAAAGGGATGAACTGAGTTTCTCTTACAGAAAGTCACCTTTTCCGGAACTTGGAATAGTTTACAAAGTGGTTTTTGAGCTTGGAAAAAGTGAAGAAAATATACTTCCCAAGTACGAAAAAATAAGAAGAATAAGGAAAGAAAAACAGCCTATAAACTTTCCAACCAGCGGTTCTACCTTCAAAAATCCTAAAGGTAATTTTGCTGGAAAACTTCTGGAAGAAGTAAGTTTAAAAGGTTTTAGACTTAAAAACGTGGGATTTTCCGAAAAACACGCTAACTTCCTTGTGAATTACGGAGGGGGAACATTTTCGGAAGTGGTGGATTTGATAAACATTGCAAAAGAAAGGGTTTACGAAAACTTCGGTATAGTATTGGAGGAGGAGGTAAAACTGATTGAGAGTAGTGGTTCTGATGGGTGGAAGGTCCTCGGAGCGTGAAATTTCCCTGAAAACGGGAAAGGCGGTTGCCAACGCATTGAAAGAACTGGGGCACGAAGTTTACGAGCTTGACCTTGACAAGGAACTTCCCTGTAAACTCCTCGAGATAAAGCCCGATAAAGTATTTATAGCCCTTCACGGAAGGTACGGGGAAGACGGAACCGTGCAGGGAATCGTGAACTATAAGCGCCTCCCTTTCTTTGAATAAATCCATATCGAAGAATTCCCTTATTTTTTCTACGTACTTTTTTCTGACCTCCTGGTATTCGGGTTCGAATTCTCTTACTTCTACGCTTTCTAAATCCTTAACCTTTTCTTCAACGCTCTTTACAAATTCCGGAGTTGCAGAACCCCCGAAGCTTTCTTTGATCTTGTACCCGTTGTAAGCCGGTGGATTGTGAGAAGCCGTAATCATAACCCCGTTTTCATATCCGAGATACTTTACAGCGAAAGAAACCATAGGCGTAGTACAGGCACTTCCAACTAGTTTCGCCTCAAGTCCCTCACTTCTAAATACGTCGTAAACAGCTTTAGCAAAATCTTCAGAACGAAAACGCCAGTCGTACCCGACTATTACACGTTTTACCCCTTTTTCCTTTAAAACTTCCGCGTGCGCCTTTGCAACTCTCCTTACATTATCAAAGTTAAACTCTTCCGCTATCCTTGCCCTCCACCCATCCGTCCCGAACTTAATCATAATGGAATATTGTATTATTCTTTTTCTGCTGCATTCTGCTTTACATAGAAAGGTAATTTTTCGTATATCTTTCTGTAAAGGTCGAAGGGTCTTCCTGCTAATTGTCCTATATCCCTGCTCCAAGGAGCTAAAGAAAAAGAAGCTATTTGTTTTACATCTCTTAGATTAAATATTCTAAGTGGTATACGTACAAAAACCCCTTTGTCGTGGTAATTTTTATTAGGTCCCGTAAAGTCTGAAGTGTCTGAGTATGTATACCAGAACCCAACTTCAAAACCTTTGACTATTCTTGATACTTCTATTCGTACACCTTTATCACCGACCAGAAATCTACCTGCTTTCACACTAAACAACAGTTGTGGTTTTTGAGTCATGTAATAAGCCGATACGTAAAAATCGTAAAAATCCCAGTCTTTTCTAACACCTAAAAACACGTCTGGCTTCCTTTTCCAGACGTAATCTCCCCCTATCCCCAAAGCAAACCTGCTGTCTCCGAAAAGGTGTAATACATCTCCCTACTTTAAATAATACACATGCATTAAAAATAGGAAAAAAGCAACTACAACTTTGTTATAGTGTAAACAGTAAGTGCTGACTGGTATATTATCTGTATTACAAACCAAAAACATATCAAAAACTTGCAAATACGCTCGGAATATCAAGAAACACATTCTATAAATGGCTAAAAAGATATGAAAAAGATGGACTTGCAGGTCTTTACGATAAACCTAAAGCTCCAGTAAACACAAGAAAACCAACCATAAGAAACAAATGCAAAGAAAGGGTGGATAAAGCTTTATATAACCTTAGACCTTAAGAGGAGAAAGTAGTGGGGCTTGAGGTAACGGATGATAGAGTACATGAGGGACAGGTTGATAAGGCAGATAAGGAGGGGAAGAGGAAGTGGAAGGAGAAAGTGGTGTATGGCAACAGATGGCTTATTGAGAGCTTCTTTTCAACCTTCGAGCGATGGTTTGGAGAGTATGTAGTGAGCAAAAGGCTTGGTAACATAAGGAATGAGCATGTGTTTAAAGTTGGGATAATGATCATGATGATGAGGTCAGGTGGTATGAGAGATGGCTGTGGTGGAGTTGATGTGGACGAGAAAATAATCAGGTCAGGGAGATCATAACAGATTTATTGGACAGAGCATGGAATTTATAACCCTCTGGGTGATTTTTAACTGAATACCTATAAATTCAAATGATTATAAATATTATGGAGCGATTGATTATGAACAGTATCTACATTGACGGACTATTTTATAAAGGCTCCGGGATAGGAAGATATTATGAGTTTTCGATTCAAGAATTAAGCCAATATGCAATCATTTATATATATGTTCCAATGAAATTTAAAAACGAATTTTATCAACAATTCGGCAATAATGATAAAATTGTTCCAATATCCACCAAATATGAAAAATTTTCCTTAAAGGGACTCCTTATCCAATCTAAAATTTTGAAAAGTCTTGAAAATAAAGTTTATTTGTTTTTCTTTCCTCACATAAATCTACCTCTTTATATATCACAAAATACTGTTGTAACCGTTCATGATCTAAGACCTTTCACAGAGTATTGGGATAGAGGAGAATTCAAAAAACTTATTATTAAAAAGCTTTTTTTTGATAGAGCAATTAAGTATTCAAAGGCTATAATATCTATATCAAAAACAACTAAAAACGACTTACTAAAATTTTATTCCGAAGTTCAAAATAAGATTGTGGTTATTTATGAAACATTTAGTATTAATAAAAAATCAACAGAGACAAAACAAAATATTGTTGGGGATTATCTGCTCTATGTAGGGCAGTTTAAAAAACATAAAAATTTAGATAGATTGCTTAAAGCTTTTTCTATGATCAAAAATAAAATTAAATGCAAGCTTGTAATAGCAGGAAAAAAAGATAATATAGATATCTATAATTCTATCAAAAGCCTCAATCTTGGTGATCGTGTTGTGGTTATAAAAAATCCTTCCGATGGCGAGTTGATAAATTTATATAAAAATGCTAAATTTTTCATTTCTCCTTCTTTATATGAAGGTTTTGGTTTACCACCCCTTGAAAGTTTAAATTATGATGTCCCTGTAATATTGTCTGATATACCAGTATTTAGGGAAATATACGAAGATATAGCAATTTATTTTAATCCTTTTTCAGAAGAAAATATTGCTGAAAAGATAATTTTTGCACTTTCCAATTATAATAGCATAAAACAAAAAACTGTATCTGAAAAAGATAAAATTTTCAATAAATTTGAAAAAAGAAAAATAGTAAAGCAGTATCTGGAGCTTTTTAACAAAATTATAAAAGGTGAATTAGCGTGAAAGTCTTACATCTTGGGAAGCTATGTCCTCCGAATGAAGGAGGAATAGAAGTTTTTTCATACGACTTACTTGAATACTTAAACTCAAAAGGTATAAAAGCAGATTTACTATGTTTTGGAAATAGAACATTTAATGACGCTTATAGAGGTTTTAACTTTTTTTCCTGCAAAATGAATGTCAAACTAAATTCGGCTCCACTTTCCTATGACTTTGTAAAAACTTTTAAGAAAATAGAAAAAAACTATGACATAATACACGTTCATTCTCCTAATCCATTGGCAGAAATTTTGTCTCTTTTTTCTCATAAAAAAGTGGTGGCTCACTGGCACTCAGATATTGTCAGGCAAAAATTTACATACTTTTTTTATAAACCATTTCAACATATGTATTTGAAAAAAGCAATTAGAATAATCTGTACATCTCCACAATATTTACAAACTTCAAAGCAATTAGAAGGTTTTAGGAATAAAGCAGTAGTAATTCCCTTAGGCTTAAATCCCAAAAGATTGATGAGCGACTACGTAGATGAAAAATTTAAAGATTTTATTGAGTTGAAAAATAAAGGAAGAAAAATAGTTCTCTCAATAGGAAGACTGGTAGAGTATAAAGGGTATAAATACTTAATAGAAGCTGCAAAATATATAAATAACAACATCTCAATAGTTATCGCGGGTTCGGGACCTTTATTTCAATCATTAGAAGAAAAAATCGAAACATTGAATTTAAAGGAAAAGGTTTTTCTATTCGGAAGAATTAATAATGTGAGCCTTTACATGAAAAATTGTGATGTATTTTGTCTACCTTCTATCACCAGAAACGAAGCTTTTGGTCTGGTATTAGTAGAAGCATTATACTTTGGTAAACCTCTTATAACTACAGACGTTGAAGGCTCCGGTATAAGCTATGTTAATCAAAACGGTATAACAGGTTTAGTAGTAAAACCAAAAGACCCAAAAGCACTGGCAGAAGCCATTAATAAAATTTTAAAAAATGAAAATTTATATAAACAATTTAGTGAAAATGCTAAAAAACGTTTCAAAGAATTTGAGATATCAAATATAGGAGATAAAATATTAAATTTGTACGAGGAGGTTTTAAAATGATTATCCGATATCATGCTCCTTTGGGACTTGGACTTGCAGTGGTGTAACTGATCTAAGTCCATTATGAATGGGAAGGCCGGTGCAAGCAGTAAAGGTGGAAATTTTGTGTATACAATAATTCGCAAAGCTAAGGCAGGAGAACCGCTAAGGGTGGTTGATGATATATACATGTCTCCTACCTATACCTTAGATGCTGCAAAAGAGATATGGAAAATTTTACTTGAAAATAAACCTTACGGTATATACCACGTTACAAACTCAGGATACTGCTCATGGTATGAGTTTGCTGTCAAGATACTCGAATACTCTGGATTGAAAACGGATATAAAACCTGTAAGACATACAGAATTTAAGACTAAAGCAAATAGACCACTGTGGAGCCCTTTAGCAAGTAAAAGGGGAATAAAACTGAGAAACTGGGAAGAAGCTTTAAAGGATTTTATAAATGCTATTTCCATTAATAACCTTTCTTATTAGCTTCTTTCTCTGTTTTCTATTCATAAAGTACATTAACCTAAATCTCTTCCACGATACTCAAAAAGGTGTTCAGAAATTTCACCACAGGCCTACACCCAGAATAGGCGGCCTTGCTATTTATTTATCCGTTCTTTTAGTATCAGTAATCTTCATTCTTTTAAATAAGCCTTTTTCAAAAGAGTTTTTTCTTTTTATAATGTCTGCCTTCCCCGTTTTTTTCAGCGGACTTCTTGAGGATATAACAAAAAAAGTTTCCCCGAAATGGAGATTACTTATAGGATTTATTTCGGGAATACTTGCGTTTTATTTGATTTCCGCAAAAGTAACAAGAGTAGATATTCCTTTTGTAGATAGCCTCCTTTCCATACCTCTTATTTCTCTTTTATTTACTGCTTTTGCTCTGGCAGGTGTTTCCCATGCTTTTAACATAATTGACGGTTTTAACGGTCTTGCCTCGGGTGTTGCAATGCTCGTTTTTGGAGCTTACGCTTACGTGTCTTTTTTACATAATGATCTTTTCCTCGTTTACTTAAATCTTCTTCTTATCGCTGCTACCTTAGGATTCTTTCTGTGGAATTATCCCTTCGGGCTTATATTCCTCGGGGACGGAGGAGCTTACTTTTTAGGTTTCTGTGCGGGAGCCATAGGAGCTATTCTAGTAAATAAATATCCTGACATTTCTCCCTGGTTTCCCATGTTGCTTGTTATTTATCCTGTATGGGAGACTTTATTTTCCATATACAGAAGAAAATTTCTTAAAGATTATCCACCACATATGCCCGATGCACTTCATTTCCATCAATTGCTTTACAGGAGACTCCTTAAATTTACTCTAGGTTCAAACATAGAACCTTTTAAAAGGAATTCATACACTTCACCCTTCCTGTGGGTTATGGAACTTATATGTTTAGTTCCAGCGGTTCTATTTTGGGATAATACTCCTATCTTGATGCTTTTCACATTTGCTTTCATAGTTTTTTATACATGGCTTTACTTCAGAATAGTCAAGTTTAAAACTCCGAAAATCTTTAGAATTAAATAAATGCTCTTCCTAAAGAACGTTCCCCTTCAGAACCTTACGACTATAAAAATAGGGGGAAGGGTATCCTTTTACGCAGAGCCTTCCGATCTAAAGGAAATTTCCCTATGTATTGATTTTTCAAAATCCCGAGACATTCCTCTTTTTGTTTTGGGTAACGGTTCTAATACTATTTTCGGTGACGTAAGAGGGCTCGTTGTAAATTTAAAAAACTTAAAAGGTTTTAAAGTAAAAGAAATTAAAGGGAAATTTTTTGTAGAAGCTTTTTCCGGAACGCCTTTAAAGGATTTAATAAGGTTTAGTGTAAAGGAAAATGTAAAGAGTTTTTACAAACTTCTCGGTTTTCCGGCAAGTGTCGGGGGAGCGGTTAGTATGAACGCCGGGGCTTTTGGGGTTGAGATATCGGATTTTTTAAAGGAAGTTTACTTCGTAGATTGGGAGGGGAAACTCCAAAAAGCAAAAAGGGATGAACTGAATTTTTCTTACAGAAAATCGCCTTTTCCAAAACTTGGAATAGTTTTCAAAGTAGTTTTTGAGTTTGAAAGAAGTAAAGAAAATATACTTCCCAAGTACGAAAAAATAAGAAGAATAAGGAAAGAAAAGCAACCTATAAACCTTCCAACCAGCGGTTCTACCTTCAAAAATCCGGAGGGTAATTTCGCGGGAAAGCTTCTGGAAAAAGCAGGTTTAAAAGGTTTTAGACTTAAAAACGTAGGATTTTCCGAAAAACACGCTAACTTCCTTGTAAACTACGGAGGTGGAACTTTTTCGGAAGTGGTAGATTTAATAAATATTGCAAAGGAAAGGGTTTACGAAAACTTCGGTATAGTATTGGAGGAGGAGGTAAAGCTGATTGAGAGTAGTGGTTCTGATGGGTGGAAGGTCCTCGGAGCGTGAAATATCCTTGAAAACGGGAAAGGCCGTTGCAAAGGCATTAAGAGAACTGGGGCACGAAGTTTACGAGCTTGACCTTGATAAGGAACTTCCCTGTAAACTCCTCGAAATAAAGCCCGATAAAGTATTTATAGCCCTTCACGGAAGGTACGGAGAGGACGGAACCGTGCAGGGATTGCTGGAGATTTTAGACATACCTTACACGGGTTCGGATACGATAGCTTCCGCTGTATCTATAGACAAGGACTTTACAAAGAGAATAGTAAAAAGCCTTGGTATAAACACACCTGACTGGGAAACGTTCATTTCGGAGGGAGATGTTCTAAATACAGAATGGAATAAATTTCCCGCGGTGGTAAAGCCGGTAAGAGAAGGATCAAGCGTTGGGCTGAAAATAGTGGAAAGTCTTGAAGAATTAAAAGAGTACGCCTTAGACCTCCTTAAAAAAACCGAAAGGGTTATGGTTGAGGAATTCGTGGAAGGGAGGGACATGACTGTAGGGATACTGAAAGGGGAAGCCCTTCCCGTTGTGGAAATAATACCTAAAAAAGGAGTTTACGACTACGAGTGTAAGTACACAAAAGGTATGAGCGAGTACAGAATTTTAAAAGATGAAAAATTATCTAAAAAACTCCAGGAAATCTCCCTCAAAATTTCTAAATTTCTCTCTTTAAAGGACTTTGCAAGAATTGACTTCAGAGTGACAAAAGAAGGTAAAATATTTTTCTTAGAGGTAAATACCATACCAGGGATGACTGAACTCAGTCTCCTTCCTATGGCAGCGAAAGAAAAAGGTATGGACTTTAAAAAATTAATATCTATAATTATCACTTAAGGGGGGAATATTGAGGGGTATACTTGGACTAGTATTCGGAAGTGTAATCCTCATATATTTAATCTCTCTGTTCCTTATGAAGCATCCCTTTTTTCAGATAAGGGAAATAAAGGTCAGTGGATTATACGTGGAGGAAATAGAAAAAATTGAGAAGGACATTCACGCACTAGGGAGAGGTTTGTTAGTAATTCCCGAGAGCAACATACTTGAGCTCTTCAACGAGAAACTCAATAACAGGTTTCAGGGAGTAGAGATAAATAAAAGGTTTTCAACGGAAGGCATAACAATTGAAATGAACTTCCAGAGAAGGAAAGCTATATCTTTTGTAAATATAAACGAAAAAAAATTCCTGATGGATATGGAAGGTATATTCTTTTGGGATGAATACCAGAAACCAGATAAAACTTTATTCATTTACTCTAAAGAGGTTTTTCAGTTTTTCAAGCAAAAAATACTCAAACTTTTGACACAGGGAAACTCCGTTAAAGTTTATAAGGATAAAGTAATGGTGGATATAGGTGGAAAGAGATTTATACTCCCACCTTTAGAAGATATCAACGAAAAAGAGATACATTTAATGAAAAAGCTTCTAAAACTTCACCCGGATGCAAAAATATTTGATATCAGATATAAAGGCTTTATACTTTTAAATGAGGGGTGATGAAACGACTAGCTGCATTAGACATTGGTAGTCAAAAAACAGTATTTGTTATAGGTGAAAGGGACAGTTACGGAGATATCCACATAATAGGATTCGGAGAAGTCCCTTCCAGAGGTATAGTAAAGGGAGTTATAAACGACCTTTCAGAAGCAAAAGGAAGTATCCTCAGAGCCATGAAAGAAGCCGAAGCAATGGCAGGTTTAAAGGTAAGGGAGGTGGTTTACAACGTATCGGGGGGAACTACGAAGAACGGAACGGTGAAGAGCCAGAACGTAAAGGATACGATAAGTATATCCACAAAATCGTCAGAGATAGAAGAAAGTCACATTCAGAGACTTCACGAAAGGTGTTTGATGAAGGCGAAGGAAGAGGGGTATGAAATAGTCTACACAGCACCCAGAAAGTACATTCTGGACGACCACACGGAAGTGAAGAATCCTTTAGGGCTCGTAGGCTCAAAACTTTCTGTTGAAATGCACGTCGTCAAAGTGAGCACAACTATACTCAGGAACTTAGAAAAAGCCATAAGGGAAGTGGGGTTAAATCCTGTGGGGAGAACGGTGAACGCCATAGCTTCAGCGGATTCAGTTTTAACACATGACGAAAAGGAAGACGGCGTTCTTTTACTCGATATGGGAGCGGGACTTACGGATTACTCCCTGTATACCGAGGGAAGACCGTACATTACCGGAGTCGTTCCCTTTGGAGGGATTAATATAACAAAGGACTTGAGTTACATGCTTAAAATAGACACAGAAACCGCAGAGAGTGTGAAGGTAAACCACGGTGTGGCTTTTGAGAGTTTAGTTGACGATGAAGATGTAGTGAAGATAAAGCCGAGGGGAGAAGACAGGGAAATCCCTATACAGAAGAAGCAGGTTGCGGAAATTATACAGAGCAGGGTTGAAGAGATAGTGGAAAAGGTTTTTAAAGAAATAAAGGCAAGAGGAGTACCGCTGAATCAGATAAACAGCGGGATTGTTGTAACGGGAGGAACAGCTAATTTAAAAGGAATAAGGGAATTGATAGAGCACATGACGGGGCTTCCAGTAAGGATAGGTTTACCTCAGGGAATAGTGGGTTTGAGGGAAAAGATAGAAAACCCGAAGTACGCTACTGTTT
The genomic region above belongs to Aquifex aeolicus VF5 and contains:
- a CDS encoding helix-turn-helix domain-containing protein; protein product: MSRNTFYKWLKRYEKDGLAGLYDKPKAPVNTRKPTIRNKCKERVDKALYNLRP
- the ftsA gene encoding cell division protein FtsA; translated protein: MKRLAALDIGSQKTVFVIGERDSYGDIHIIGFGEVPSRGIVKGVINDLSEAKGSILRAMKEAEAMAGLKVREVVYNVSGGTTKNGTVKSQNVKDTISISTKSSEIEESHIQRLHERCLMKAKEEGYEIVYTAPRKYILDDHTEVKNPLGLVGSKLSVEMHVVKVSTTILRNLEKAIREVGLNPVGRTVNAIASADSVLTHDEKEDGVLLLDMGAGLTDYSLYTEGRPYITGVVPFGGINITKDLSYMLKIDTETAESVKVNHGVAFESLVDDEDVVKIKPRGEDREIPIQKKQVAEIIQSRVEEIVEKVFKEIKARGVPLNQINSGIVVTGGTANLKGIRELIEHMTGLPVRIGLPQGIVGLREKIENPKYATVCGLLRQAFVSGTIDITESTNSNTGNFFKNLSERFKKWFEELL
- the murB gene encoding UDP-N-acetylmuramate dehydrogenase yields the protein MNEKFLVEAFAGTPLKDLIRFSVKENIRNFYKLLGFPASVGGAVSMNAGAFGVEISDFLKEVYFVDWEGKLQKAKRDELSFSYRKSPFPELGIVYKVVFELGKSEENILPKYEKIRRIRKEKQPINFPTSGSTFKNPKGNFAGKLLEEVSLKGFRLKNVGFSEKHANFLVNYGGGTFSEVVDLINIAKERVYENFGIVLEEEVKLIESSGSDGWKVLGA
- the murB gene encoding UDP-N-acetylmuramate dehydrogenase; translation: MLFLKNVPLQNLTTIKIGGRVSFYAEPSDLKEISLCIDFSKSRDIPLFVLGNGSNTIFGDVRGLVVNLKNLKGFKVKEIKGKFFVEAFSGTPLKDLIRFSVKENVKSFYKLLGFPASVGGAVSMNAGAFGVEISDFLKEVYFVDWEGKLQKAKRDELNFSYRKSPFPKLGIVFKVVFEFERSKENILPKYEKIRRIRKEKQPINLPTSGSTFKNPEGNFAGKLLEKAGLKGFRLKNVGFSEKHANFLVNYGGGTFSEVVDLINIAKERVYENFGIVLEEEVKLIESSGSDGWKVLGA
- a CDS encoding SDR family oxidoreductase produces the protein MNGKAGASSKGGNFVYTIIRKAKAGEPLRVVDDIYMSPTYTLDAAKEIWKILLENKPYGIYHVTNSGYCSWYEFAVKILEYSGLKTDIKPVRHTEFKTKANRPLWSPLASKRGIKLRNWEEALKDFINAISINNLSY
- a CDS encoding MraY family glycosyltransferase, which translates into the protein MSAFPVFFSGLLEDITKKVSPKWRLLIGFISGILAFYLISAKVTRVDIPFVDSLLSIPLISLLFTAFALAGVSHAFNIIDGFNGLASGVAMLVFGAYAYVSFLHNDLFLVYLNLLLIAATLGFFLWNYPFGLIFLGDGGAYFLGFCAGAIGAILVNKYPDISPWFPMLLVIYPVWETLFSIYRRKFLKDYPPHMPDALHFHQLLYRRLLKFTLGSNIEPFKRNSYTSPFLWVMELICLVPAVLFWDNTPILMLFTFAFIVFYTWLYFRIVKFKTPKIFRIK
- a CDS encoding D-alanine--D-alanine ligase family protein; translated protein: MRVVVLMGGRSSEREISLKTGKAVAKALRELGHEVYELDLDKELPCKLLEIKPDKVFIALHGRYGEDGTVQGLLEILDIPYTGSDTIASAVSIDKDFTKRIVKSLGINTPDWETFISEGDVLNTEWNKFPAVVKPVREGSSVGLKIVESLEELKEYALDLLKKTERVMVEEFVEGRDMTVGILKGEALPVVEIIPKKGVYDYECKYTKGMSEYRILKDEKLSKKLQEISLKISKFLSLKDFARIDFRVTKEGKIFFLEVNTIPGMTELSLLPMAAKEKGMDFKKLISIIIT
- a CDS encoding glycosyltransferase family 4 protein; the encoded protein is MKVLHLGKLCPPNEGGIEVFSYDLLEYLNSKGIKADLLCFGNRTFNDAYRGFNFFSCKMNVKLNSAPLSYDFVKTFKKIEKNYDIIHVHSPNPLAEILSLFSHKKVVAHWHSDIVRQKFTYFFYKPFQHMYLKKAIRIICTSPQYLQTSKQLEGFRNKAVVIPLGLNPKRLMSDYVDEKFKDFIELKNKGRKIVLSIGRLVEYKGYKYLIEAAKYINNNISIVIAGSGPLFQSLEEKIETLNLKEKVFLFGRINNVSLYMKNCDVFCLPSITRNEAFGLVLVEALYFGKPLITTDVEGSGISYVNQNGITGLVVKPKDPKALAEAINKILKNENLYKQFSENAKKRFKEFEISNIGDKILNLYEEVLK
- a CDS encoding glycosyltransferase family 4 protein encodes the protein MNSIYIDGLFYKGSGIGRYYEFSIQELSQYAIIYIYVPMKFKNEFYQQFGNNDKIVPISTKYEKFSLKGLLIQSKILKSLENKVYLFFFPHINLPLYISQNTVVTVHDLRPFTEYWDRGEFKKLIIKKLFFDRAIKYSKAIISISKTTKNDLLKFYSEVQNKIVVIYETFSINKKSTETKQNIVGDYLLYVGQFKKHKNLDRLLKAFSMIKNKIKCKLVIAGKKDNIDIYNSIKSLNLGDRVVVIKNPSDGELINLYKNAKFFISPSLYEGFGLPPLESLNYDVPVILSDIPVFREIYEDIAIYFNPFSEENIAEKIIFALSNYNSIKQKTVSEKDKIFNKFEKRKIVKQYLELFNKIIKGELA
- a CDS encoding YjbH domain-containing protein, yielding MGIGGDYVWKRKPDVFLGVRKDWDFYDFYVSAYYMTQKPQLLFSVKAGRFLVGDKGVRIEVSRIVKGFEVGFWYTYSDTSDFTGPNKNYHDKGVFVRIPLRIFNLRDVKQIASFSLAPWSRDIGQLAGRPFDLYRKIYEKLPFYVKQNAAEKE